The sequence below is a genomic window from Mytilus edulis chromosome 2, xbMytEdul2.2, whole genome shotgun sequence.
tacattgttataaacctgTCAGTTAAGCAcaagtcacactgtcacgttttactacgttttaaaatgctacgtttcaactacattttgaataaaaatgtcccGTTTTTTTTAAAGCTAGGTTCCACTAGGTTTGTGCTACGTTTTTATCACGTTTTGCTACGAATAAGTACGTGTAGACCCACGTTTCCACCACGCATTGATACGTTTCGATACGTAGTAAGTACGTTTTGTTACGTTCTGCTAAGCTTTGATACCTATTTACTGTACTAGGTTTCTACTTCGTTTCAATTTTCGCTAcgtttgttgttgaattttcaaaacGTACGGGGCATGTCCTGTTTTGAACAAAGGATCACTACGTTTCGATACGCTTCGTTACATATATTCCCGTTTCGCTACGCTTTCAAAACGTAGTACAACGTAGCTCttgaaacgtgacagtgtgacttgGGCTTTAATCAATTACCAAATCTTGCTAGTATATATACATAAGATATGTTCTTTTACCATACCCAGGTTTGTAATATATAGACAGTCATAGATTTCATTATGCGAACATGAAGGACATGACCGGTGGACTGCGGAAGGGCTGTTATTTCTACTGCAAAATGATACAACCCTGGTATGGGTGCAACAAATACTCCATTTCGTGAATTATAATTGTCCCCAATGTTCAAAATCGAGTGATCAAAAACGATATGGACATTATTTAACAATATTATTTGATACTTCTGCCACAAAAGCTAATATCTTCttttctgaaagataaatgaaCCTTCATTATTCATGAGTTAAAGAATGTTAAAactatagaatgaaattcaaaacagtgtggctgtggccattgattgacacattaaattcatccattgactgggacaatgtacgtgaacgtttgtctgtaacgaccacttttcacgacgtacctacgatagacatttaaactgtgtggttaccaaaggtttcttaacgcctttaattataaaataattcgaaaaaataaacaggaataacctttatgttttgatttatataattgatataaatcaaaacatcgtgttatttctgattaatttttcgaattactttattaaggtgttgaaaaCCTTTGGtggccccatagtttaagtgtctttaaaaagaacatagtgagcagtggtcgttacatacaaacgttcacctaaattttTTTTCATACGCAAGATCGATCGAAATCACACAGCCTGAATAAGAAATCCCGAGAACGTTGATAATGTAGATCCACCATTAATAATATTGGAACCCCAAATAGATTCCGTCTTGCACCACACATCATCTCCTGTGTTCAGCTGTAGAACGACGGAAGCCGTTCCTCTGAGAAACAGGTTAGTATTTCCATCCATAAACGTAACGGCCACTGGTTCGTTATTTTTCATTATGCGAACATGAAGGACATGACCGGTGGACTGCGGAAGGGCTGTTATTTCTACTGCAAAATGATACAACCCTGGTATGGGTGCAACAGATACTCCATTTCGTGAATTATAATTGTTCCCAATGTTCAAAATCGAGTGATCAAAAACGATATGGACATTATTGGCTGGGTTAACAATATTATTTGATACTTCTGCCACAAAAGCTAATATCTTCttttctgaaagataaatgaaCCTTCATTATTCATGAGTTAAAGAATCTACAAGGTAGAAATAAGAAATCATTAATTAGAATTATTGTAGAACAACAAACTACATCTACTTAGCGGCAGTTATTGCGACAGCTTAAAGCAAATGTCACTCTTTTGAAGGAACTATATGGGGTGTtatataggtataggaagatgtggtatgcatgtATAACAGACTTAAATTTGAATGTTAAATCTCAGACTAACAGGTCATATGAAACCAATGGTTTCTTTTTACGGATGTTCATCGTTTGAAAGTACCAATAGATGAATATGCGGCTGACCCGAAGAAAGATTGGTTGGACCGTAATTTTGAAAAACTCAAAacttttcaaatgataaaataaaaaagtataccAAAAAAACATAGGAAGTCTTCTAGCGACTCGTACACTGACATCATTGAACACGTGTTGTTAATACATATGTAACGTCAAAATTGGCACATTTCTTGAATCATTATCCAGTTGACTGTTTCAGAATGTAATGCATTCTGGGTTATATTTGCACAGAAGTGTGCACCACAACGTTCGATCAGTTGACATCTTGTTTGACAATGGATGTTCAACCAATAAATTGAAGTTATTTTCAATTTGTGGACATGCAAAATGgaattactttatattttaagttaaTTAAAACTATAATTAATGTGTTTCGTATCAACAACGTCTCCAGGTGTTTCAACATATTACGAATTTACTCATCAATCTCTGAGTTTTAAATCCAGGTTCTTCCTTTAAGATAATGGAGCTACATATCGATATGGCAAGGCATTTGGTATAGATTTTTGCTCTTTTTCTTAAAGTATTCGCTTGATATGGGCTTTCTGTTAATATTTATAGCAAACAGCAGATTCTGGCATGTTGATGCGAAAAATGTCAAATGCTGCTTGAAGAAACCGAAAGGAACGCGGGAACTAAAATATGACATCTAGTTCTAACCGGATAGGATGAAAGCACGACGACCAAAGGAAATTCAAATCTCTCTGAAAACGAGGGCTGGACTAGTGTAACCCAGAATACAATAGTAGATGTTGAGATCTCTCTTTATAACAATTTGATATCACCAAATTCAAATCAATCGATAACTATGTAAATTCtccaaatttaaaatttattccgtttgaaagacaaatattttaaataaatatttaagtattGTTTGCGCAAAGATCTCATTAGGATGACACTACTCTGTTGTACAAATTTATCCCGAAAACTTTCATTGAAattcaataaattaaataaatccgTATATATTCCTTATTCATTATTATAcattattattatacaatatttatatagcgcattatataatttgaaaaattaccctaagcgcttaacatgaataaacaaaaaataagatacaTAAGGTAAAAGTAAAATATACAATCACATAAATACAATTTCTGAGCAGTGGcgtgtaaaatgaaaacattgattgtcggttttaaaaatagaataatataaaagaatgtacaactcacacaaaaaatatcaaaaatttaaaattaatcaaaatgaaagaaaagtaaaaagtttcaaaaaataaaaatgagttaagaaaaatttaaaatttcctctgtataaatttaaaataatgattatcATTAAACCACAGTGACTcaagtattaaaaaatattaagtaaaagTTCACAATACAATCAACtggtaaaacaaattgttcataaatttaaaaatttacaaaaaatcaatgaaagcaCTTCGGAAAAAATATGTCTTAAGATCCTTTTTAAAAACGTCAAGAGATTGTTCATTTCGTAAGGATGAAGGTAAGCTGTTCCAAAGAGTTGGTGCGGCAATATCGAACCGTCGTTCACCATAGCGTTTTGTCCTAACATCGTTTGGTAGTCGTAACAGCATGCTTTTCTCCGATCGCAAGGCTCTACCAGGTTTGTAATGTTCAACTAATTCCTGTAGGTATGATGGTGCCCTGCcatgaattgctttaaaaatgtacAGCAGGAGTTTGTACTGACAACGAAAATGAACCGGTAACCAGTGCAATGAAATGAGAACAGGTGTTATTGAATCGTATTTTCTCTTGCGCGTTATTAGCCGTGCTGCTGTATTTTGCACACGCTGTAGTTTTGTTATTACACAGCTATTTGTTCCGTATAACAGCGCATTACCATAATCTAGTCGTGATGTAACGAGTGAGCACACGAGAGTCTTACATGCCTCATCTGTAATCAGGGATCTAATGCGACCAATATTTCGTATCTGATGAAAACATGCTTTTGTCGTTGCACTAGCTTGTTGTTCCATGCTGagtgttttgtcaaaataaaatccaagatttttcacacaagaaGCATCAGTCAATATAGTTCCATCGAATGTTAGTTGGAAACTGGATAGTTGCTTTAGTTGTTGTTTTGGTGCAAACACAATTAATTCGGTTTTGTCTTGGTTTAATTTAAGCATGTTGATACTCATCCATGCACTGATATCCGACAAACAGTTCTCAAGACGATTAGAGAGGTCCGACCAGTCTCCAAGAGGTTTAATGACTTGATACACTTGCGTGTCGTCAGCGTATGAATGGTAAGACATCCCATGTCGCCTGCAAATTTCTCCGACTGGTTTGGCAAACATACAGaaaagttttggtcccaacacaGAGCCTTGTGGTACACCAAAGCCGAGTCTGATATCATCCGATTGTACCGATCCGATAGAAACACGCTGAGTTCTATCTGTCAAATATGATTTCAACCACAACAGTGCCTCATCAGTTATCCCAAATGAAAACTCTAAACGATTGAGAAGTATTGTATGGTCGATAGTGTCAAATGCAGCAGATAAGTCAAGCATAAGCAAGACGACACAACAGTTATTATCAAGTGCGCACACAATATCATTATGGACGCGCAAGAGAGCGGTTTCCGTAGAATGGTAGGCACGATACGCTGACTGAACATGATCATAGAGAGAATAAGACGTGATGTGATTCTCAAAACGAGTGGCAACGACTTTCTCATTTATCTTAGATATGAATGGTAAATTTGAGACCGGCCGATAGTTTTTTAACACTTCTTTGTCTAAACTCGGTTTTTTCAATAGTGGTCTCACTACCGCTTGTTTAAAAGGCGTTGGAACACACATTTCCGATATCGATCTGTTGACTATATTTGTAATAGCTGGTAACAAGTAGTCCAAGCATTGTTTTAGAAGTTGGGTTGGTAATGGATCGAGTTCACATGACTTTGTTGGAGACGCTAGGATTATTTTCCGTATTTCTTCATTGGATGCTGATGACAGTGATGTTAGTTGATTACCTTCAAATTTAATGTCAGCTCTCATAGGATTACTGTCACTTGAGGAGGTGTTTGTTGTTGACAGGCTGTCACGAATTATACTTATCTTCCCAACAAAGAATTCACAAAACTTGTCGGCAAGTAACTTGTCATCCTCATGCTCGGGTAGaaatatttctcttttatttcccATCAAATCATTAGTCAAGCGATGCAGTTGTTTTTGATCGTGTCCAATTTCGGAAACTTTACTGGAGAAATAGTCTTTCTTGCATTTTATAAGAAGTTGGTTTGTTGTAATGCAAGACTCTCGGAACATTTGACGATGAATAGTCAGTTTCGTTTTCCGCATACGTCGTTCTGCTTTGCGGCGGTTTCTTTTAGCGACACGGAGGTCGTCTGTATACCACTCGGTATTAGGTCGTAGTATTAAGTTTTTAGATATTAATGGTGCATGTTTATCAAGTATGGAACTAAGCTCAGTAGAATATAAGTTCACCAAGTCTTCAAGAGGTCTTTCTTGATTCTGAAAAATTTCCGAATTGACCAAATCGTGAATTATATCATCTGTACTGATATTACGCAGTTTTCGATAAGTCACTTCTTTGCGTTCATCTTTACTAGTCTTACCTTTAGTCATGTCTGCCTCTAATGCACTAACTTTAGATTGACGTGCATTGAACTCCGTCTTGTCTGCCTCTAATGCCATAACTTAAGATTGAAGTGCATTGAACTCCGTCTTGTCTGCCTCTAATGCACCAACTTTAGATTGAAGTGCATTGAACTCCATCTTGTCTGCCTCTAATGCACTAACTTTAGATTGAAGAACATTGAATTCAGTTTTGTCTGCCTCTAATGCACTAACTTTAGATTGAAGTGCATTGAAATCAGTCTTGTCTGCCTCTAATGCACTAACTTTAGATTGAAGAGCATTGAATTCAGTCTTGTCTGCCTCTAATGCACTAACTTTAGATTGAAGAGCATTGAATTCAGATTTAAGTACATTGAACGCAGATTTAATTGCATTGAATTCACTCTTAGAAACATGTGATCCATTTATATTTTCCAGTAGAAATAAATGTGCCTGTTTGAAGATGAATCCTGGAATTATTAGCAAAAGTAGATTTATGCTGCACATTTCGGGCTCTGTTTTATCTTACTCTCTCAGGTTGTTTTATCAATAAAAGACTCGTATCTGATAAATTGAGATGTCAAAGTAATTTAGAATGCATCAACACAGGAATTACTATAAATTAAAAAGTGGGTTAAAGATAAAACGTTTCTGTCGattttttagttatacaaaaaGGCATAAATACTGTGCATATGacatataaaaattaaatgacaataaCCACTCGTATATGAGAAGAAATTGATTTTCAAATACGGCGTCTTGTGATAAAGGTAGTatactatggcaagccgttctcgtcaaaactatgtttaaacccttttttcgaaaaaattacacaatgagattaaaaaacctaaaataacacattgagaaatcgaaattacacactgagattttaaaattacacactgagattaaaaaaaatgaaaaacacacactaagaaattaaaattacacactgagattttaaaaagacacactgagattaaacaaattgaaaaacacacactgagaattgttaattacacactgagatttcaaaaatacaagttgttagtcttgtattattttaattttagtttcttgtgtacaatttggaaattagtatagcgttcattatcactgaactagtatatatttgtttaggggccagatgaaggacgcctccgggtgcgggaatgtttcgctacattgaagacctgttggtgaccttctgctgttgtttttttctatggtcgggttgttgtctctttggcacattccccatttccattctcaattttacattgagattaatatgcaaattactaatgaatattcatgagatgattaattcaacagattaatatcatGGTCTctagaactcttgtcattataatgaaatgcggttccttcaaccaacgttcataataaatttcaagacttaagaTCGTTTTTTGCTAACTCATATTCATAAGTTATTTGTCAATATAATTCAGATTAATATTATTGCTAACGGTGTATCGGGATTGTTTGCTTAAAACTGTTTAAGCATAAGTCTTTTTCAAAAGTCTTTCAACTGTTACACTGATTTCGCAaggtaatcttttatatttttgttgttacgTTTATATGTTATAATAGACACTTGGGTAAACATGTCATtgcattgtttgtctttttgtagaTTGTTCCGATGATTTCTTATAATTGTAATAAAGTTTTCAACATTTtgttatatcagagacatataatacatgtctctggttatattttgtaatgagagtaagtgggtatttttcttgttctatCGTTCTTTAACGTTGTATTGCtaatgtattttataaaacatttggcACCAGATTgaaggactaacgagttatgtcccctagttgttttaagcttgtaatatattaagattacgtatgctaattagatatgtgcacataaaaagtgcgcacaaatctcagtgtgtagtttcaaattctcagtgtgtaatttaaaattctcagtgtgtgtttttcagtttatttcatctcagtgtgtctttttgaaatctcagtgtgtaattttcaattcccagtatgtaattttcaattctcagtgtgtgtttttcatttttcgtaATCTCAGTGCGTTTCTATGAAATATCAGTGTGTAATTTcttattctcagtgtgtgtttttaggtttttaaatctcagtatgtttttttaaaattctcagtgtgtaaaattttcgaaaaatgtttaaacatagttttgacgagaacggcttgccatagtatACCAACTATAATTAATCTCAAGTATAAAACTGACAAACATTGAAACGTATATAAATGAttcgtatatatttaaaataaaggtATTCACCATTGTATAATTCGTCACACCATTCATCCATCCGTTACACCAATTTTAATTCGTCACACCAATTGTTATTTACCATTGTATCATATGTCACACCACTTAATCAACCGTCACACCATTTTTAAACCGTCATACCATTATGATGTTATTTTCAGTGGTAAAtgtgaggcatatgatagaatttaaaaaaaaagtgtctgacaaaagtAGTGACAGTGACACAGTCGAGAATTTTGACATTACCGACTGTGATTTATCATTGTGGTTTT
It includes:
- the LOC139510457 gene encoding complement C1q tumor necrosis factor-related protein 4-like, whose amino-acid sequence is MALEADKTEFNARQSKVSALEADMTKEKKILAFVAEVSNNIVNPANNVHIVFDHSILNIGNNYNSRNGVSVAPIPGLYHFAVEITALPQSTGHVLHVRIMKNNEPVAVTFMDGNTNLFLRGTASVVLQLNTGDDVWCKTESIWGSNIINGGSTLSTFSGFLIQAV